In Thermococcus chitonophagus, the genomic stretch AATTATAACCTCCTGGGCTATGCTACCCACTTCAATCAACTCTTCTTCACTTAACTTCGGAAGGCCTATGTGAACGACCTTCTTCATCAATACCACCAAAAATAAAGAAATCAGCCGGCAGTTGGCGGCCTTAAGGCTGCCTGGATCTTCTGGGTTAACTCCTTAACCTTCTCGTTGATCTTCTGCTCTTGCCTGTTGAGAGCGTTAAGCCTGACCTCAAGGGTTTCAACTTTCTCTTTGAGCTCTTGGAGGGCTTTATCTTTTGTAGTCTTAACTATTAGAGTTCCAACGGTCTTGTAGATGACTGCATCATCTGGCAACTTCTCTATCTCTTCCAAAGCCTTCTTTGCCTCTGTAAGGTCAGCCTGAACTTTCTGCTTCTGCTGGATTACAAGCTGAAGTTGCTGCTGATAGCTCTCAAGCTGACCGAGCATGGCCTGAACCTGGGGAGGAATGTTCTGCATTTTAACATCCCCCAGCCTATGTTAAGATTGCAACTTAAGAAC encodes the following:
- a CDS encoding prefoldin subunit beta; amino-acid sequence: MQNIPPQVQAMLGQLESYQQQLQLVIQQKQKVQADLTEAKKALEEIEKLPDDAVIYKTVGTLIVKTTKDKALQELKEKVETLEVRLNALNRQEQKINEKVKELTQKIQAALRPPTAG